In the genome of Bubalus kerabau isolate K-KA32 ecotype Philippines breed swamp buffalo chromosome 8, PCC_UOA_SB_1v2, whole genome shotgun sequence, one region contains:
- the LOC129658961 gene encoding taste receptor type 2 member 1-like, which yields MCLECIHLCIWKSKYISTLIMDCLVKFSSVSLWFATCLSLFYCLKVTGFTQSCFLWLKVRISKLMPWMLLGSLLTSVSIAALCVEVDYPKIVDIDVLRNATAKRTKLNTKQINEVLLVNLALIFPLTIFIICTVILFISLYKHTHRMQNGPLGFRNTRTEAHINALRTVITFFCFFISYFGAFMANMTFSIPYGSHCFFVVKDIMAAYPSGHSVIMIWSNSKFQQPIRRLLCLRRSQ from the exons ATGTGCCTGGAATGTATCCATTTGTGTATATGGAAATCAAAGTACATTTCTACCTTGATCATGGATTGTCTGGTTAAATTTAG CTCTGTCAGTCTCTGGTTTGCCACCTGTCTCTCTCTATTTTACTGCCTCAAGGTTACAGGCTTTACCCAGTCCTGTTTTCTTTGGCTGAAAGTCAGGATCTCAAAGTTAATGCCTTGGATGCTTCTGGGAAGCCTGCTGACCTCTGTGAGCATTGCAGCTCTGTGTGTCGAGGTGGATTACCCTAAAATTGTGGATATTGATGTCCTCAGGAATGCCACAGCTAAGAGGACTAAACTCAACACAAAGCAAATTAATGAAGTTCTTCTCGTCAACTTGGCATTAATATTTCCTCTGACCATATTTATAATATGCACTGTTATATTATTCATTTCTCTCTACAAGCACACTCATCGGATGCAAAATGGACCTCTTGGTTTTAGAAACACCAGGACTGAAGCCCATATTAATGCATTAAGAACAGTGATAACattcttttgcttctttatttcttactttggtgccttcatggcaaatatgacATTCAGTATTCCTTATGGAAGTCATTGCTTCTTTGTGGTGAAGGATATTATGGCAGCATATCCCTCTGGTCACTCGGTTATAATGATCTGGAGTAATTCTAAGTTCCAGCAACCAATCAGGAGACTTCTCTGCCTAAGAAGGAGTCAATGA